A stretch of DNA from Nymphalis io chromosome 22, ilAglIoxx1.1, whole genome shotgun sequence:
ttggaagtgtgtacactcctcggaaagcacgtaaagcctttggtcctgcgcctgaactctttccggtcgtgtcggatcgccgtccctacggattatgagagttagggaatagagagtgcacctgtgtttgtgcacacacttgtgcgcagttggctaatcactcaATCagttgagattagccgccgtggccgaaatcggtctggaggacattattattattataattttcacttAGGGTGTTAGGGTTGTTAGTCTGTATAATTTGATAggattaaatagtatataatatatgacttattttactttatcttaaaaaaatttttattcattgaaaAAATACTGCAGACTGGCAGTAGACTGACTGGTAGTAATAATgccctgatgggaagtggtcaccagcgcctaTAGGCATTGGCACTTTAGATATGGACATTctctaacatcgccaatgcctcCATCATGGGAACtaaatgttatgtaccttgtgtatacaatatatataatataataatatcctaagacatttttcacacacggccatctgatcccaaattaagcttgtacaaagcttgtgctatatactatttttcttttgtaaatacatacttttatagataattacactcggactcaggacaaacagacatgttcatggacacgaatatctgtcctgggtgggaatcgaacccacaaccttcagcgtgaaaggcaagcatccaccaaccacaccaaccggctcgtcacatataatttattattcgtcTCTATTTCaaagttgtataatataataataacgattgTAATTCGACTTATTTCAGTTAGCCTGTATAATCAGAGTACCAACTGAGATAGCAAAACAAAGGAAGCAAACATACACCGGCTCTGAGAAGAGAAGCAGCATCCGGATACTTGTGCATGTATGTACTTTCATTgtacactttatttatttttatttaagaaaggcAAATATGCAAATGGAGCACGGACCAATTCTTAGTTAAGTCCTATAGATGATGGACTATGGGTATTGTAAAGCCAGTTGTACACTCGCCCTTGAACCGAGAATCTCTCATCCCCTGCCCCCCCCTAAACTCGCTTTGTCGTAGTACTAAGAATGCCAAATCAAACCAGGGAAACCATCTACACTTCACTTCATCTACACATTGTTATCACATTGATAAGGCAGTCTAGTGGCCAAATTATAAAGCCGCACCCTGGTACTAGGTTCCTAGACTAGGTTATGAACCAAAAAAAACCGAAAAATATTACTAggtttttctatcaaaaaattaaattcacagTAGTAGTCCGTACTCTGGAAATTTCTACTCGCGTGTCCTGTCGGCATTTCTATAAAGTAaggttatgtttttatttcaggcGTTTCGCACTGACGGCTTCCGTAATGGGGTATACCGTGGCTTCTTGTCGACCGTTGTGAGAGACTTGCCGTTCAGTTTCATTGAGTTGCCGCTGTGGGAGCTGTTCAAAACCTTCATCAAAGATAGGAACGATGGGCAGATTACAAGTTTTCAGGTATTCATGTTTCTgaataataatacacaataattattcaaattgccTCGGTTGaatacacattattattattacactccAGAGCGGGCTGAGCGGGTCGGTGGCGGGCGCGCTGGCGGCGGCGGCCACCACCCCGCTCGACCTCGCCAAGACGCGCATCATGCTGGCGGAAGACTACGCCGCCACACGCAAGGTGCGCATCCGGCCCGTGCTGGCCGACATCTACCTGCAGGCCGGTCTGCGTGGCCTGTTCGCCGGCGTCGCGCCGCGCATGACGGCCTTCATGGTGGGGGGGTTCGTCTTCTTCGGCATCTATGACCATTCGAAGACTGTCTTCGAAAAGTATTTTGACAGATAGTAT
This window harbors:
- the LOC126777102 gene encoding S-adenosylmethionine mitochondrial carrier protein-like, producing the protein MENKEKKPHGKSYFAPLFAGAIAGVSVDITLYPLDTLKTRLQSQQGFYKAGGFSGVYRGLLTVATTSIPTTSLFFMSYETTKKAFEPMVKTQYASLVHMLAASVGEVLACIIRVPTEIAKQRKQTYTGSEKRSSIRILVHAFRTDGFRNGVYRGFLSTVVRDLPFSFIELPLWELFKTFIKDRNDGQITSFQSGLSGSVAGALAAAATTPLDLAKTRIMLAEDYAATRKVRIRPVLADIYLQAGLRGLFAGVAPRMTAFMVGGFVFFGIYDHSKTVFEKYFDR